The Phormidium sp. PBR-2020 DNA segment AGGGAGCGGCCCTATTTCTCCTGGAACCCGCAGATATCGCCCTGGAACGAGAGGCTCAGATTTACGGGGAAATTCTCGATTTTGGCTTAACCGCCGACGGCTATCATGTCAGCGCCCCGCAACCTGAGAGTTTAGGGGCGATCGCCGCCGTCAAACAATGCTTAGAGCGCAGTGGCCTCAATCCCCAGGAGATTGACTATATCCACGCTCATGGAACCAGTACCCAGCTCAACGATCGCCGTGAAGCGGCCTTGATTCAATGGCTCTTCCCCCAAGGGGTTCCCGTGAGTTCCACAAAAGGGGCAACCGGCCATACCATTGGCGCCTCTGGAGCCTTGGGCGTGGCATTTTGTCTCCTAGCCATTCGCGATCGCCAACTTCCCCCCTGTGTGGGCTTGCGAGATCCCGAATTTGACTTAGATCTCATCACCCATAGCCGCCAACAGGATTGCGATCGCGCCCTCTGTCTTAGTTTCGGCTTCGGCGGACAAAATGCGGCGATCGCCCTGTCTCGCTATCCCCAAGCCAGTTAAGCCAACCCCCTTAAAACTCAATCCCCAGTTGCGCCGGAACTCCCTGAGAAATGGGATGCTTCACCCGCGTCATCTCCGTCACCAAATCCGCCGCCTCAATCAACACCTCAGGCGCATAACGGCCCGTCGTCGCCACATGACACAAAGGGGGACGGGCCTGAATCGCCGCCAACACCGGTTCTACCTGCAACTGCTTATTTTTCAGAGCGATATGCAGTTCATCCAACACCACCAGAGAAATCTCGGGGTTCTGAATATACTCCACCGCCTGTTCCCAAGCCGCCGCCGCCATCTGCCGATCCTGTTCGGGGTTTTGAGTTTCCCAAGTAAAGCCGCCTCCGAGGGTATGAATCTTCACCGGAAAGCCCTGTTGCGAGAGTTTTGTCAGTAAGAGGCGATCGCCATCGGGATAGGCCTCGGAGTTTTTCACAAACTGAACCACCGCACAGGGGAGATCATGAGCCAAATGACGATACACCAAATTCATGGCACTACTGGTTTTCCCCTTTCCCAAACCCGTAAAGAGAACATATAGCCCTTTTTCCTGGCCCTGTCGTGCCTCATGGGACTTATCCTTCGCCGCCTTAATCTTGCGTAGCCGCTCTTGTTCCTTGGCACTGAGTGCCTCCGTTTGAGAATGAGTCGTCATCTAGCCCCTTCAAACCTCTAAAGTTGCAAATACCGACGAATCGGCATTAAATCCAAATAGTCTTCCATCAATTGTGCCATGCCATCGTAAAGCTGCCGTTGTACCTCCTGCCAACTCTCCCGAGCCGGTTGATAGCCCTCAACCCCTGCCAAATCCATCAGATAGCGACGCATCGCCCCAGACTCAAACAGGCCATGTAAATAGGTCCCCAATAGGCGATCGCCTTGCATTCCCTCAGCCACCCCATTCGCCCGCAACAGGGGGGTATCAACCCGTTCCCCAGCGGCCCGAGGAGACGGTGACGTTTGGCCCATATGAATCTCATAGGCTTGCCAAGACTCATCCTGCCATTGAGCCAACACCTGACGCACCGATTTCTCAGGTGCAAACTCCGTCATCACCGGTAACAGTCCCAAACCAGGAACCCGGCCCACATCACCAGCCACCCCCGTCGCATCCAGTAGCCAATCCCCTAACATCTGATAGCCCCCACAAATCCCCACCACCGGAACCCCTCGTTGATGAGCCTGAATAATGGCTGTAGCCAGGCCCGTCTCCCGCAACCAAGCCAAATCCCGTAACGTGTTCTTACTCCCCGGTAACACAATCAGCCGCGCCTCTTGTAACCCTTGCGGAGTTTCTACCCATTTCACCTGTACCCCTTCATCCAAGCGCCAAGGTTGACTATCTTGAGAATTGGAT contains these protein-coding regions:
- a CDS encoding cob(I)yrinic acid a,c-diamide adenosyltransferase, with translation MTTHSQTEALSAKEQERLRKIKAAKDKSHEARQGQEKGLYVLFTGLGKGKTSSAMNLVYRHLAHDLPCAVVQFVKNSEAYPDGDRLLLTKLSQQGFPVKIHTLGGGFTWETQNPEQDRQMAAAAWEQAVEYIQNPEISLVVLDELHIALKNKQLQVEPVLAAIQARPPLCHVATTGRYAPEVLIEAADLVTEMTRVKHPISQGVPAQLGIEF